From Pseudomonas sp. B21-028, one genomic window encodes:
- a CDS encoding YecA family protein: MNKENLKEVNVFLLKGMEATAARMRELIVAMPPHDLLGYIYAQHVMKAMADQSVTQVGQEADAPADLINENQFLLEYVHAVLASDVSPPDVKFDEAKCALLFELSRKLREQAMLFAMASSVGTKDGVFGPDTADIEFRAKSTWVMLRGNRYQVLEGEFYRYVLAPHDDVLKEVYDVSSADIAEGFQAMADATRTGHANAITVMMNQFEAAHAFAAAKGKPLENVMEAWVAANMEQTEAARRAIDDMFRGGIANVSLHTKLPQTLLADLAYQRGEETEFFAAGDFAGTPYRTLPARKKPLIQLGSDYYAVDPCFTRDAGYRALLYNLLQRKPDYKKIFESRQKTMSEAAFADVLATQLPGAAVFQEVYYKDPATKKWSENDTLILMDDVLFLVEAKAGAAATIASPALDFGRHAQSVQDLVLKAYKQCERFFNYLNSADEVPLYHLVDGKYEKCGCVRRSDYRVMVPIGLTVESFSPFSAYCKELPQIEPLLGKHAFVSLSIDDLFVLKRFLPTPGEFSHYMEVRQAVAGKRQAHLFDEFDHLGAYLKINRFDQTIADQLKGGKSKMLIWDGMSDIVDKSFVGESWEGTPYPTQDFPKEVLKLLEALDASRARGWLSAESHIRDLGEENRNNLAKMLFDLRQTLNQHPARCFLVSEGGEPIFIWLQLHDHQINWTKANDKARAAALAVKASNIIGIVAEVSTDGIYRRAHSFKVHIPIERTEENTHIYEDAERMAQSTQPVNLSQPKNVIPVLKIKKTGRNDQCPCGSGAKFKKCHGL; encoded by the coding sequence ATGAACAAAGAAAACTTAAAAGAGGTCAATGTTTTCCTGTTGAAGGGTATGGAAGCTACTGCCGCCCGCATGCGCGAACTGATTGTCGCCATGCCTCCGCACGATCTACTCGGATACATCTATGCCCAGCACGTAATGAAAGCGATGGCAGATCAAAGTGTCACTCAGGTGGGGCAGGAGGCGGACGCCCCAGCTGATCTGATCAACGAAAATCAGTTCCTGCTGGAGTACGTACATGCGGTTCTCGCTTCAGACGTCTCCCCTCCGGACGTAAAATTCGACGAAGCCAAGTGCGCCTTGCTGTTTGAACTTAGCCGAAAATTACGAGAGCAGGCCATGTTATTCGCCATGGCCTCGTCCGTCGGGACCAAAGACGGCGTCTTTGGTCCCGACACGGCCGACATTGAATTTCGTGCGAAATCCACGTGGGTCATGCTACGAGGGAACCGCTACCAAGTCTTAGAAGGTGAGTTCTATCGCTACGTTTTGGCGCCTCACGATGATGTCCTGAAAGAAGTGTACGATGTTAGTTCCGCCGATATCGCGGAAGGTTTCCAGGCCATGGCCGACGCCACGCGAACAGGGCATGCCAACGCAATCACTGTGATGATGAACCAATTTGAGGCAGCACACGCCTTCGCTGCGGCAAAAGGCAAGCCACTGGAAAACGTCATGGAAGCGTGGGTTGCGGCCAATATGGAACAAACGGAAGCAGCCAGGCGGGCAATCGATGACATGTTTCGGGGTGGTATAGCCAACGTAAGCCTACACACGAAGCTGCCGCAGACGCTGCTAGCGGACTTGGCGTACCAGCGCGGAGAAGAAACCGAGTTCTTCGCAGCAGGTGATTTCGCGGGGACACCCTACCGGACACTACCCGCCCGGAAGAAACCACTAATTCAGCTTGGTTCAGACTACTACGCCGTTGATCCATGCTTCACCCGTGATGCGGGATATCGCGCGCTTCTCTATAACCTTCTTCAGCGAAAACCTGACTACAAGAAGATCTTTGAAAGTCGGCAGAAGACGATGAGCGAAGCTGCCTTCGCCGATGTCCTGGCCACTCAGCTACCCGGCGCCGCAGTTTTTCAGGAGGTCTACTACAAAGACCCTGCTACCAAAAAGTGGTCCGAAAATGACACCCTCATCCTGATGGATGACGTGCTGTTCTTGGTTGAAGCCAAGGCTGGCGCGGCCGCGACTATCGCATCGCCAGCACTTGATTTCGGTCGCCACGCCCAGTCGGTTCAGGATTTGGTACTCAAGGCCTACAAGCAATGTGAGCGCTTTTTCAATTATCTTAATTCTGCGGATGAAGTGCCGCTTTACCACTTGGTGGACGGCAAATACGAAAAGTGCGGGTGTGTCCGCCGCTCCGACTACCGCGTGATGGTGCCGATTGGGCTCACGGTCGAGTCGTTCTCTCCCTTCTCGGCATACTGCAAGGAACTGCCGCAGATTGAGCCGTTACTTGGGAAGCATGCCTTCGTTTCGTTGTCCATTGATGACTTATTCGTGCTCAAGCGCTTTCTGCCCACCCCCGGCGAGTTCTCTCACTACATGGAGGTGCGGCAGGCCGTGGCGGGGAAACGCCAAGCTCATCTCTTCGATGAGTTCGACCACCTGGGTGCGTACCTGAAGATAAACCGTTTCGATCAGACTATTGCCGACCAGTTAAAGGGGGGTAAGTCGAAAATGCTTATCTGGGACGGCATGAGCGACATCGTCGACAAGAGCTTTGTGGGTGAAAGTTGGGAAGGCACGCCGTATCCAACGCAGGACTTCCCGAAGGAGGTGCTGAAGCTGCTTGAAGCGCTTGACGCCAGCCGAGCACGTGGATGGCTTTCAGCGGAGAGTCATATCCGTGATTTAGGAGAGGAAAATCGAAATAATCTGGCAAAGATGCTATTCGACCTACGCCAAACCCTGAACCAGCACCCCGCTCGTTGCTTTCTAGTATCCGAGGGCGGCGAGCCGATATTCATTTGGCTACAATTACACGACCATCAAATTAATTGGACTAAGGCAAATGACAAGGCCAGAGCAGCTGCGTTGGCAGTCAAGGCCTCTAACATCATCGGCATCGTCGCGGAGGTTAGTACCGATGGAATCTATCGCCGGGCGCATTCTTTCAAGGTCCACATACCGATAGAGCGAACGGAAGAAAACACCCATATTTACGAAGACGCCGAGCGAATGGCTCAATCCACGCAGCCGGTAAACCTCAGTCAACCGAAAAATGTTATCCCTGTCTTGAAAATTAAAAAAACGGGGCGAAATGATCAGTGTCCGTGCGGCAGTGGTGCAAAATTTAAAAAGTGTCACGGCCTTTAA
- a CDS encoding GIY-YIG nuclease family protein, translating to MASHVYILRDLKHPRFKIGKANNILARARSFRWESIDFPQSLGLRLASETDAYILEKILHRTFRLASVDPLAVVASGGSADGASEWFSTSCWPRLLQYLKDNQDLHPHETVSGWELAALIERQLEPSQTMISREQLKKEKEARRIEREVEFIAYRRTQLEGLRASLKVVHPKIAQELERLKLNGNIAGVCDTSMGSYLVLADTVPLPSGGLLWGLKPLSTHYDYPGGGGSIMSSFSQITCGEGTISKVELPRAYLHDDLGSETDEIIYEVFLEEFELFNQLQSIPEGWISAIFPPGRFLTPSSDGHESERAIGKVMDALSRSGCR from the coding sequence GGAATCCATTGATTTTCCACAATCGCTTGGCCTTCGCCTGGCATCTGAAACCGATGCATACATCTTAGAAAAAATCCTACACCGCACATTTCGTCTTGCTAGCGTTGATCCTCTTGCAGTGGTCGCCAGTGGAGGGAGCGCAGACGGCGCAAGCGAATGGTTCAGCACCAGTTGCTGGCCGCGCTTGCTGCAATACCTCAAAGATAACCAGGACCTACATCCACACGAAACGGTCAGTGGATGGGAGCTAGCCGCGCTGATCGAAAGGCAGCTTGAGCCTTCGCAAACTATGATTTCACGTGAGCAACTCAAGAAGGAAAAGGAGGCGCGCCGCATTGAGCGTGAGGTGGAATTCATTGCGTATCGACGGACACAGCTGGAAGGACTGAGAGCCAGCTTGAAGGTAGTTCACCCGAAGATAGCCCAAGAGCTGGAGCGCTTAAAACTGAACGGCAACATCGCCGGAGTCTGTGATACGAGCATGGGATCATACCTTGTGCTTGCCGATACAGTGCCACTGCCGTCAGGCGGTTTGCTGTGGGGGCTGAAGCCCCTATCAACACACTACGACTACCCAGGTGGTGGCGGTTCAATAATGAGTAGCTTCAGCCAAATTACCTGCGGAGAGGGAACAATCTCCAAAGTGGAATTGCCCCGTGCGTATCTGCATGACGACTTAGGTTCGGAAACGGATGAAATTATCTATGAGGTTTTCCTAGAGGAATTCGAATTGTTCAATCAGCTACAAAGCATTCCTGAAGGATGGATCAGCGCGATTTTTCCTCCCGGCCGTTTCTTGACCCCATCATCAGACGGTCACGAAAGCGAGCGTGCGATAGGAAAGGTGATGGACGCCCTGTCAAGGTCTGGCTGCCGGTAG